GCAGATTTTTTCTCTTGTAACATCTGCTTCACGGTGGCTGCAGAGTAAACATATGTGTTGGTCTTTTTAATGGCCTCCTTCTTTTCCAACACGTCCTGTTTGCTTGGCAACCGGCCACCACTTCGTTCCACCTCCCTAATCCACTGTTTATACTCCTCCTCCTGTGGCGTGGAGTCTGAAACCATAGCCATCTGCCACCTGGCTGCAGAGCTTTCATTGCCCCAAACAACATTTAGGTACTTGTATGTGGTTTTATTTTCTAGTTTGTACTGCCGGTCAGGTTCTGTGGCATCGACATTCCGGACCATGCAGAGCCTGTATATAGGCCCAGACTTTGATCTCCCAATTCCAACCCTCACAAAGCAACCCACAATCAACTCCTCAAAGAATGGCTCCATAAACCATTTTGCAAGTTTAGACCTTCGAATGGTAATTTCCTTTATATCATCAAAAGATGGCACGTCAGATCCCAGCATGCCTCTCTCCTCATCACTGTCAACCATTGCACCATCTCCTGTTGACCCTTCATCTTCACTGTGGGACCTACTTTCACTCTCACTCTGACTGGAGCTGCTCAGACTTGTTCTAGTGAAGGCTTTTCTCTTTGGTGAGAAAGTTCGACCCCCTGAACTTCCTCTCGTCGCATCTCTCAATTTACGGTGAGCTTCTGGGTCCTGCTGCTTCAACCTTTTTGCTCGCAATTCATTCAATGCATCATCTTTGGCAGCTGATCTGTCAGCAGATCTCGCTGACAAGCGCATACGAGATGATGGAAGTGGTGGAGTCTCTTTTCTAGATTGGGTGGTTTTTCCACTCTCCCGCTTTGATCTTATTTTCTCCCGTAAGTTTTTATCGATTTTCTTAGAAGCTCTATCTGACAAGATCATCTCCCTTTCAAGTTCAGTCATCTGTGCAAGCTTTCGTCTGTCATCTTCATTCTTATAAAGATCATCACCAACATCAGATTCATCACTGCTGTCACCCTCACGGTCAGAAAGGCCACCATCATCGCCTTCTTCTTGGCTGCCCAGATCATCATCTCTTTCAGTAGGGTCTAACCTCTTCTTCAAAGGAACTTGAGATCCAGAGGGCTTTCTGCTAGCATAACCACGATCATCATCAGAGTCATCATCCCTATAATCACTTCCACCATCAGAATATGAGCCTTCACGCCGCCTTCTAGATGGTGGACGTGAATTCCGGTTTCTGCCAGCTGAACTGGTCCTTCCTGCAGCCTCCAGGAGCAAATTCTCTAGGTCTGCCATGATCTGCTACGTTTGTATAAGCTCTGATATTATACACGCCCTCCTGGAAATTTGTAGAGTTTGATTAACTAGCTGAATTGGGAATAAGAGAAACAAAGATAAACGCGTACACAGGATGCAGCTCAGTTTTTCTGAGTTATTAAATTACTAAAGACGTATAACAAAcgactttcaattttttttaatggaaaaacaATTTAAAGCACACTAGCATATCTCCTTTTTTCCTAatctatgaaaaataattttttttatacaagttAACCTATGAAAAATCGTTCCAAAGCTAATACAAAAAACCTCAACATTACTTCTTTACAAGCCTTGTGCACAACACGTTAAGCTAAATTTCATACATAATACACGCGTACACACTTTCGAGAtctagttttgttttttagCACAAATTCATGTGCGACATACCCAAGTATTTCCCCACTTGATATACAaacttttatagaaaaaaaaatacaaccacAAAAGAGAAGGCCATTGTTCGTAAAAACTCTTAAAGAAAAACCTAAAATTAATCTCCAATACTCGAGAAGACATCGAAGGAGAGCAAATAAAACGCTAGAAAAAATCGTTCTTTTATCCCCTCGAAGTATAATTTCTTCGACGTAAAAAACCGAGTTCGGATATTCAGAAACATCCATCGAAACAAACCCTAGCAAGGAAAAATCGAGCAGAACTTATATTACCTTGTTGGAAGATACTAGGTCGTTGAAGCCCAGATCCTCCTTTCTCCTTCGGGTTCTGGTTAAACCGGAGGCTTTTGTTCAGTTGAGCTATCGACTCATCGAGGAAGTCTGGATCAATGGGATTGAACTCTGAAGCACTATGATACTATTGTAAGCTTATAAAGCGAGAGACAGCACGAACGACGGAAGGAATTGCATATTTCTCGAAAGTGCCCCAATACTCAGGAAATTACATTTCTGccccaacttcttttttttcgtTGGACGGTCTATGGACTCGATGGTTGAGTCGTTGAGATCGCATCATATCCATccacttcttctctctctccttttcggtgcatttttaaaataaaaaagtttaattataaatacaattaaatactaatatatacattaatttaatatgattgattaaaaattaaattctattaaaaataatgctaatttaaaatttaaatatgaatgaatcagtattaatacacagattaatatgcgattttacttatacataacaaaattcttttaaaattatgagGAAGGGAATACACATAATTGGGAAttggataataataaaatttcagaatcataaagaaaattttttataaacctttagtataattaaaaacaatgatagacaatttttaatttttatttttggaattgtaaaaaattatgaccgttaaattatatttcaaccTATTTTTTTATGGGGGCGAAACTGTAGTTTTTacggttttgagattttatttttctaaacaaTTCAATagtgaaattgaaattaaagagATAAGAAGAAGAGGGGAAGATCTCCTCCATTCTGATTAAAATAGATCATAAAACAAGTGTTAGAATCCATTGCCAAAAGCACCCAAATCAATATTTTCACACAATGTCATGGGAAAATGAGTCATGGAGGCAAGAGATGAGTTGCCAGTAAAGAGAAAGAATAAAACAGAGGGAAATTACAGGGATACTGCACAAACGTGAACACTTCCATTCTATTATCATTCCTTTTTTTCGTGTATACAACAAGCGTCTCGTCTCAGCCTGAAATGGCGCAGAAAGACCTTAAAGAAAGAATTCGATCTGCtaaagaaacccaaaaaagattttaaaaagaaaaaaaaaggggaaagtatcctaataagaaagaaaaatagagaa
This genomic interval from Carya illinoinensis cultivar Pawnee chromosome 10, C.illinoinensisPawnee_v1, whole genome shotgun sequence contains the following:
- the LOC122279398 gene encoding protein RTF1 homolog; translated protein: MADLENLLLEAAGRTSSAGRNRNSRPPSRRRREGSYSDGGSDYRDDDSDDDRGYASRKPSGSQVPLKKRLDPTERDDDLGSQEEGDDGGLSDREGDSSDESDVGDDLYKNEDDRRKLAQMTELEREMILSDRASKKIDKNLREKIRSKRESGKTTQSRKETPPLPSSRMRLSARSADRSAAKDDALNELRAKRLKQQDPEAHRKLRDATRGSSGGRTFSPKRKAFTRTSLSSSSQSESESRSHSEDEGSTGDGAMVDSDEERGMLGSDVPSFDDIKEITIRRSKLAKWFMEPFFEELIVGCFVRVGIGRSKSGPIYRLCMVRNVDATEPDRQYKLENKTTYKYLNVVWGNESSAARWQMAMVSDSTPQEEEYKQWIREVERSGGRLPSKQDVLEKKEAIKKTNTYVYSAATVKQMLQEKKSASSRPLNIAAEKDRLRRELEIAQSKHDEAEVERVKTRLQQLEASRRTHEKDSKAVRLAEMNRKNRVENFKNASGLKPVNTGLKAGEAGYDPFSRRWTRSRNYYVSKPGGAAAAVANVDANGASTNVNSNGVGEKVTTEAGMAATAAALEAAADAGKLVDTSAPVDQGTVSNVLHNFELPISLAALQRFGGPQGAQAGFMARKQRVEATVGCKVPENDGGRHALTLTVSDYKRRRGLL